The DNA region TCCTCCTCCACCTTTCGCGCGTGGGCCCAGGCTTCGGCGGCGAGTTCCGGCGTCACCTCCCCGGCCCGCACCGCCTCCTCCAGCTCATCGGCGTCGATGATGTGCGTCTCGGTCACCCGCCAGCCGGGCTGCCAGTCGGCGATCACGTCGAGGTAGAGGTCGTCGTGCCAGGGCAGGCCGTCCTCGCCCAGCCCCTCGCCCGCGTGGATGTCCACGTACAGTTGCTCGGGCTGCCCGGAGGCGTTCAGCATGGCGGTCAACGAGTCGCCCATGACCCCCTCGCCCGCGCCGGTCGGGTGGACGCGCACCCAGCGGTAACCGTCGCCCAGGACACGCAGGGTGCGCTCCCCGAAGGCCACGTCCTTGACCTGCGCGACCTCGTGGGCGGTGAAGTCCACGATGACGAAACCGGGAATATGGGTGACCGTGTGCGTCCCCCGGGCCACGCGCGGCCAGAGGCGGAGGTCGAACACCTTCCTCTTCAAGTTGCCCCCACCGCCATCCCTTGCAGGGCGCGCAGCAGCAGTTCGCCCTCGGTAGCCTGCACCCGTGAGCGCAGCGTCTCCACCGTGTCGCCGGGCCGCACGTCCACCCGCGACTGCGCCAGCACCGGCCCCCCGTCGATCCCCGCCGTGACGAGGTGAACGCTCGCCCCCGTCTTGGCCTCCCCCGAGGCGAGCACCGCCGCGTGAACCCGGTCCCCGTACATTCCCCGCCCGCCGTGTCTCGGCAGCAGGCTGGGGTGAACGTTCAGCAGCCGCCCGGCGTAGGCCCCCAGCACGCGCGGCCCCAGTTCCCGCATGTACCCGCTCAGCACCACGGTGTCCGCCCCCGCCTCCCGCAGAAAGTCGAGAATCGCCCTGTCCAGCGCCTCCGCGTCCGGGTGCGTCGCCGTGCTCAGGTGCGCCGTCTGAAGCCCCGCCTCCCGTGCCCATCTCAAGGCCGCCGACCCGCTGTTGTTGCTGATCAGCGCCACGGGCACGGCATCCAGCCGCCTGTCCCGGCACGCTCCCACCAGGAACCGCGCCGCGCTGCCGCCGTGGGAGGCGAGGAAGGCGAGGTTCATGGGTGGCGCTCCGCGCCGTCAGTGGGAAGTGGTGAGTGGTGTGTGGAAAAAGACTTGGCCCCGCCCACTAACCACTGACCACTCACCACTTCCCTCACTCCCCCAGCTCCTGCAACAGATACGCACTCGTCAGAATCCCGTTGTGGTAGTCCTCCAGCGCGAAGCTCTCGTTGGGCGAGTGGGGGGCGTCCTCGTTCAGGCCGAAATCCACGAGGAGGACGGGGGCGCCCAGCAGGCGGCGGAAGTCGGCGACGATGGGGATGGAGCCCCCCGTGCGCGCGAAGGCGGCGGGCCTGCCGTACACCCTTTGCAGGGCCCGGTCGGCGGCCTTGATGTACGGCGAGTCGAGGTCCACCTTGACGGGCTGGCCGCCGTGCAGGGCCCTCACCTCCACCTTCACTCCTTGCGGCGCGATGGTCGGCACGTACTCCTGCACGAGGCGGGTGATGCGCTCGGGGTCCTGCCCGGGCACGAGGCGCATGGACACCTTGGCCCCGGCCTTCGCCGCGATCACCGTCTTGCTGCCCTCGCCCTGGTAGCCGCCCCAGATGCCGTTTACGTCGAGGGTAGGCCGCGCCCACAACCGCTCCAGCGTGGAGTACCCCTCCTCCCCGGGCAGGGCGGAGGCGCCGATGGAGGCGGCGAACTCCTCGTCCGAGTGGGGGAGGCGGGCCCACATCTCACGCTCCTCCGGGGTCAGGTCCTCCACCCCGTCGTAGAAGCCGGGGATGGTCACGCGGCCCTGCTCGTCCTTGAGCCCGCAGATGATCTCCGCGAGGGCGTTGATGGGGTTGGGCGCCGCTCCCCCGTACGCCCCCGAGTGCAGGTCCCGGTTCGCCCCCTGCACCAGGATTTCCACGTAGCTCAGCCCACGCAGTCCGTACGTCACGGTGGGCACGTCCGGCGCGAAGCGCGAGCCATCGGAGATGAGGATCACGTCGGCCTTCAACTCGTCCGCGTGCGCCCCCAGGTAGGCGGCGAGGCTGGGGCTGCCGACCTCCTCCTCGCCTTCGAGCAGGAACTTGACATTGACGGGCAACTCGCCTTGCGAGAGCAGCAACTCCACGCCCCGGACGTGCGCGTACGCCTGCCCCTTGTCGTCCGTGCTGCCCCGCGCGTAGATGCGCCCCTCCCGCACGGTGGGCTCGAAGGGCGGCGAGACCCACTCCTCCACG from Deinococcus aetherius includes:
- a CDS encoding DUF402 domain-containing protein, giving the protein MFDLRLWPRVARGTHTVTHIPGFVIVDFTAHEVAQVKDVAFGERTLRVLGDGYRWVRVHPTGAGEGVMGDSLTAMLNASGQPEQLYVDIHAGEGLGEDGLPWHDDLYLDVIADWQPGWRVTETHIIDADELEEAVRAGEVTPELAAEAWAHARKVEEELRAGTYGPLGVLRRYLEDPYT
- the purN gene encoding phosphoribosylglycinamide formyltransferase, producing MNLAFLASHGGSAARFLVGACRDRRLDAVPVALISNNSGSAALRWAREAGLQTAHLSTATHPDAEALDRAILDFLREAGADTVVLSGYMRELGPRVLGAYAGRLLNVHPSLLPRHGGRGMYGDRVHAAVLASGEAKTGASVHLVTAGIDGGPVLAQSRVDVRPGDTVETLRSRVQATEGELLLRALQGMAVGAT
- a CDS encoding dipeptidase: MTTSQTDLAALLNREEAERELFELLRIPSVSADPTHAEDMGRAAGFLRAKLESLGFTARVDATEHGGKAGHPVVYAERQDVPGKPTVLIYGHYDVQPEAPVEEWVSPPFEPTVREGRIYARGSTDDKGQAYAHVRGVELLLSQGELPVNVKFLLEGEEEVGSPSLAAYLGAHADELKADVILISDGSRFAPDVPTVTYGLRGLSYVEILVQGANRDLHSGAYGGAAPNPINALAEIICGLKDEQGRVTIPGFYDGVEDLTPEEREMWARLPHSDEEFAASIGASALPGEEGYSTLERLWARPTLDVNGIWGGYQGEGSKTVIAAKAGAKVSMRLVPGQDPERITRLVQEYVPTIAPQGVKVEVRALHGGQPVKVDLDSPYIKAADRALQRVYGRPAAFARTGGSIPIVADFRRLLGAPVLLVDFGLNEDAPHSPNESFALEDYHNGILTSAYLLQELGE